One region of Carya illinoinensis cultivar Pawnee chromosome 8, C.illinoinensisPawnee_v1, whole genome shotgun sequence genomic DNA includes:
- the LOC122274398 gene encoding circumsporozoite protein-like: protein MAGPSRGRGGRRGFCGRRFEPYATRAHRPRGVRIAKYHSPPNEDHESGSDDSTQPPSHPWEPPCPISMPPPEPSREPSPVREPPPNGDNIALVVTPPNGDNIGTVVTPPNRENIDATAPTMPTSNMEQPKRKREPAKCIAFEMLRK, encoded by the exons ATGGCAGGACCTTCCCGCGGAAGAGGAGGCCGGCGAGGTTTCTGTGGTCGGCGATTTGAACCATACGCTACTAGAGCACACCGACCACGAGGAGTTCGTATCGCTAAATACCATAGCCCTCCAAATGAAGATCATGAGTCAGGATCGGATGACTCAACTCAGCCTCCGAGTCATCCATGGGAGCCACCATGTCCCATTTCGATGCCCCCACCCGAGCCGAGTAGAGAGCCCTCACCTGTAAGAGAACCCCCACCTAACGGGGACAATATTGCTTTGGTTGTGACCCCACCGAATGGAGATAATATTGGTACAGTTGTGACCCCACCCAACAGAGAAAATATCG ATGCAACTGCCCCCACAATGCCTACCTCGAACATGGAGCAGCCCAAACGGAAACGTGAGCCAGCTAAGTGTATTGCGTTCGAGATGTTGAGAAAGTAA
- the LOC122274399 gene encoding uncharacterized protein LOC122274399, protein MRHPADVESWKRFDDDHSWFSQDARNVRLGLASDGFNPFNNMAKPYSIWPIILVPYNLPPWLCMKDQFFMTFLIIPGPKSAGNDIDVYLQPLVDELLEFWKHGVPTYDASTKEMFMLHAALMWTINDLSAYAILTGWSTKGKLACPSCNEGTDSNWLKPSRVVEGSDILGQLLMLGDVQFGKSHQKRKRTVEELNWTKNSIFFKLPYWVTLRLRHNLDVMHIEKNIFDNILCTLMNIPGKTKYNINSRRDLEILGFRKELHLKYDGERVTMPQALYTLHGDEKKKFCEWLVDVKFPDGFASNISHCVSVRDCRISGLKSHDCHVFMQRLLPIAVGGFFRNDIALAVIELCSFFKGLCARTLDVNQISQFETDIATILCKLEMIFPPSFFDIMVHLAVHLPREAILGDVETKFTRVDRNIDGESEDIDGIKIFNQKLRPIGTASNRQLSDKLLTEATWYVLNNCAEIGPYLEEHYEKCKVDSPNFIDRTHQSEFPMWLKKRVMDQRINNPLNVTDDLYALACSPEWWVAFYTACIINDFYGVINEIVELHYMGWRRVYLFMCDWFDVGDPRRGVRVDNHMTSINMDRTWYKDEPFVLACQASQCFYVRDIRAKGRWFVVQTYTNRNVYDIPSVPTVLEDIDGSSSDDDAYLETEKSYDYAPL, encoded by the exons ATGAGACATCCTGCAGACGTAGAGTCCTGGAAGAGATTTGATGACGACCATAGTTGGTTCTCACAGGATGctcgcaatgttaggcttggtCTAGCAAGTGACGGTTTCAATCCCTTTAACAATATGGCAAAACCATATAGCATTTGGCCAATAATCCTGGTCCCGTATAACTTGCCGCCGTGGTTGTGCATGAAGgaccaattcttcatgacattcCTCATTATTCCTGGGCCAAAATCTGCAGGTAATGACATTGATGTTTACTTGCAACCATTGGTCGATGAACTGCTTGAATTTTGGAAACATGGGGTACCTACGTATGATGCCTCCACGAAGGAAATGTTTATGTTGCATGCTGCTTTaatgtggacaatcaatgacttaTCAGCATATGCGATTCTTACTGGGTGGTcaacaaaaggaaaattggCTTGTCCATCTTGTAATGAGGGCACagactccaattggttgaa ACCATCAAGGGTTGTAGAAGGCTCTGATATTTTGGGTCAACTGCTGATGCTTGGGGATGTGCAATTTGGTAAATCTCATCAAAAGAGAAAACGCACTGTTGAAGAGCTGAATTGGACCAAAAATAGTATTTTCTTCAAGCTACCGTATTGGGTAACCCTGCGTCTTCGACATAATTTagatgtcatgcatattgaaaagaatatttttgataacatatTGTGCACATTAATGAACATTCCTGGTAaaactaaatataatattaattctcGACGTGACTTGGAGATTTTGGGATTCAGAAAAGAATTGCATTTGAAGTATGACGGTGAACGTGTTACAATGCCACAAGCATTGTACACATTACACGgtgatgaaaagaaaaaattctgtgAATGGCTGGTCGATGTGAAATTTCCAGATGGCTTCGCTTCGAACATCTCGCATTGTGTATCTGTACGAGATTGTAGAATCTCAGGGTTGAAAAGCCATGACTGTCATGTTTTCATGCAAAGACTACTTCCTATTGCTGTTGGGGGGttttttagaaatgatattgcaTTGGCCGTGATTGAGCTGTGCAGTTTCTTCAAGGGGTTGTGTGCCCGAACCCTGGATGTTAATCAAATATCCCAGTTTGAAACTGATATTGCCACAATTCTATGCAAGTTGGAGATGATATTTCCCCCATCTTTTTTCGATATCATGGTTCACCTAGCTGTCCATTTACCTCGCGAGGCCATACTtgggg atgttgagacgaagtTTACTCGAGTGGACCGCAACATTGATGGTGAATCGGAGGATATAGATggaatcaaaattttcaaccaaaaACTGAGACCCATTGGTACTGCTTCCAACAGGCAATTATCAGATAAACTCCTTACGGAAGCAACATGGTACGTCCTCAACAACTGCGCTGAGATTGGACCCTACCTAGA GGAGCATTATGAGAAGTGTAAGGTGGACAGCCCAAATTTTATTGATCGAACACATCAATCTGAATTTCCAATGTGGTTGAAGAAACGT GTTATGGACCAGCGTATCAACAACCCACTTAATGTGACCGATGATCTATATGCATTAGCTTGCAGTCCTGAATGGTGGGTTGCATTCTATACTGCTTGCATTATAAATG acttCTACGGTGTTATAAATGAGATCGTGGAGTTACACTATATGGGTTGGCGTCGGGTGTACTTGTTCatgtgtgattggtttgatgttggtgatcCAAGACGAGGGGTACGAGTTGATAACCATATGACCAGTATCAACATGGataggacttggtataaggatgaaccgTTTGTGTTGGCATGCCAGGCTTCCCAGTGTTTTTACGTCAGAGATATAAGGGCAAAAGGGCGATGGTTTGTGGTGCAAACGTACACGAATAGGAATGTATATGACATTCCATCGGTGCCAACGGTGTTAGAAGATATTGATGGCTCATCAAGTGATGATGATGCATATCTAGAAACTGAGAAGTCATATGATTATGCACCATTGTAG